In Procambarus clarkii isolate CNS0578487 chromosome 5, FALCON_Pclarkii_2.0, whole genome shotgun sequence, the following are encoded in one genomic region:
- the LOC123762894 gene encoding ligand of Numb protein X 2, whose translation MVGVYEVGRWGWTGRSAVPTDKNTKRLNIHVISDGITRLPILEGEISHIEIPRGPTTLGITIVGGADTPLRCVVVQEVFPDGLVAQDGRLQPGDQIIEVDGVDMTSATHQVVCQALRRPQTVLRLGVYRERIEAYRAASPQSTSAPPHHQGEMVAVTLCKETSRQLGLKLGGRRTEPGIFVMEVLDGSVAAQDGQLHPHDRILAINGADVRYARLDHASRLIQQSHTHVSLVVSRGPAVAFVSGSDTTAHSPEYWRNSSATDSEFHGSAGHRSASDSGCGAMEYGRSASCDSLSDHSLVSSMMSSPSTRLPSEAGGGVGSPSRGGSPTTSSPGYCTSDTDDTESSHHHPPTHHHHHHHRHSTSVDSQHYHHQLPADPTQEQDLRDQHPSSSEHSLHHDSISLPATPRGARSPEDSLDIMAGLKRLMHTENNQLQQKNVTIKKIVRESLGMRIGGGVNSNEGDTPIYIANINPQGPVGRCRNIKKGDVLLSVNGQSLLGLTHGQAVALLKATAELIGVTLSLLDGPETSVGSANFVPSWLYWQKLPRSLHISKSVVLHRAPGASLGFSIVGGSDPQRGAEPIHVLFVVQSSPAALEGKLRCGDRLLSVDGHSLELVRHASAVSLLKQAGQRVNLEVVSWLGTEL comes from the exons GCATCACCCGGCTGCCCATCTTGGAGGGGGAGATCTCGCACATCGAGATCCCAAGAGGACCAACAACTCTAGGCATCACTATAGTAGGCGGCGCCGACACTCCTCTA cgatgtgtggtggtgcaggaggtgttccCAGACgggttggtggcccaagatggccGCCTGCAGCCTGGCGACCAGATCATCGAGGTGGACGGTGTAGACATGACGTCAGCCACTCACCAGGTGGTGTGTCAGGCTCTGAGGCGTCCCCAGACGGTGCTCAGGCTCGGTGTCTATAGGGAAAGGATTGAGGCTTACCGAGCAGCCTCGCCTCAGTCAACAAGTGCTCCACCGCATCATCAAG GGGAAATGGTGGCAGTAACTTTATGCAAGGAAACAAGCCGACAGCTGGGGCTCAAGCTAGGAGGGAGGCGTACTGAGCCTGGTATTTTCGTCATGGAGGTACTTGATGGCTCTGTGGCCGCACAGGACGGCCAACTCCACCCACACGACCGCATCCTGGCCATCAATGGTGCTGATGTGCGCTATGCTCGCCTTGACCATGCCTCGCGCCTCATACAGCAGAGTCATACACATGTAAGCCTTGTGGTAAGTCGCGGGCCGGCTGTTGCCTTTGTGTCAGGCTCTGATACGACCGCCCACTCCCCTGAGTACTGGCGCAACAGTTCAGCAACTGACAGCGAGTTCCATGGATCTGCTGGCCACAGAAGTGCAAGTGACAGTGGTTGTGGTGCCATGGAATATGGGCGATCTGCTTCTTGTGATTCTCTGAGTGATCACAGTCTTGTGTCATCCATGATGTCTTCACCAAGCACCCGTTTGCCTTCTGAGGCTGGTGGCGGCGTTGGGTCTCCCTCGAGAGGTGGCTCACCCACCACTTCCTCTCCTGGGTACTGCACATCAGATACTGACGACACTGAATCCAGTCACCATCATCctccaacccaccaccaccaccaccaccatcgacaCTCAACTTCTGTTGATTCccaacactatcatcaccagtTGCCAGCTGACCCTACTCAGGAGCAGGACCTCCGCGATCAACACCCGTCATCATCTGAACACAGTCTCCACCACGATTCCATTTCATTACCTGCTACTCCAAGAGGTGCTCGCTCACCTGAAGACTCTCTTGATATCATGGCAGGACTCAAACGCTTAATGCACACTGAAAACAATCAGCTTCAGCAGAAGAATGTCACCATTAAAAAG ATTGTAAGGGAGAGTCTGGGCATGAGGATTGGTGGTGGAGTGAACAGCAACGAGGGTGACACTCCcatctacattgccaacattaaccCCCAGGGTCCTGTCGGAAGGTGTCGAAACATCAAG AAGGGTGATGTGTTGCTATCGGTAAATGGACAGTCGCTGCTTGGACTAACGCATGGACAAGCAGTTGCACTACTGAAGGCTACGGCAGAATTGATAGGCGTCACACTTTCTCTGTTAGATGGTCCTGAGACATCTGTGGGATCTGCCAACTTTGTACCATCTTGGCTGTATTGGCAAAAGTTGCCACGCTCTTTACACATCTCCAAGAGTGTTGTACTGCACAGGGCTCCTGGGGCTTCCCTTGGTTTCAGTATAGTTGGTGGCTCTGATCCCCAGCGAGGGGCTGAACCTATACATGTTCTGTTTGTAGTGCAGTCATCCCCTGCAGCCCTTGAAGGAAAGTTACGATGTGGAGACCGTTTGCTGTCAGTAGATGGCCACTCCCTGGAGCTAGTTCGCCATGCCTCTGCTGTCAGTCTTCTAAAGCAGGCAGGACAAAGAGTTAACCTTGAAGTGGTTTCCTGGCTGGGTACAGAACTGTGA